A single window of Nocardia sp. NBC_01327 DNA harbors:
- a CDS encoding ABC-F family ATP-binding cassette domain-containing protein, which translates to MITATDLEVRAGVRTLLTVPGSALRVQAGDRIGLVGRNGAGKTTTLRILAGEGEPYAGKIIRSGEVGYLPQDPREGDLDVLGRDRVLSARGLDKILRDMEKQQVLMAEVVDEAERDKAIRKYGQLEDRFSSLGGYVAESEAARICSNLGLPDRVMQQPLRTLSGGQRRRIELARILFAASDGSGGKSNTTLLLDEPTNHLDADSITWLRGFLQGHDGGLIVISHDVDLLADVVNKVWFLDAVRAEADMYNMSWKKYLDARATDEQRRRRERANAEKKASALKQQAAKLGAKATKAAAAHQMIKRAERMLNEADEVRVADKVARIKFPTPATCGKTPLMAENLTKMYGSLEIFAGVDLAIDKGSRVVVLGLNGAGKTTLLRMLAGVEQPTAGELVPGYGLQVGYFAQEHDTLDDHASVWENIRHAAPDAGEQDLRGLLGAFMFTGPQLDQLAGTLSGGEKTRLALAGLVSSAANVLLLDEPTNNLDPISREQVLDALRSYAGAVVLVTHDSGAAEALNPERVIMLPDGTEDHWSQDYLELIQLA; encoded by the coding sequence TAAGACCACCACGCTGCGCATTCTCGCCGGTGAGGGCGAGCCGTATGCCGGCAAGATCATCCGTTCGGGTGAGGTCGGCTATCTGCCGCAGGATCCCCGCGAAGGTGATCTCGATGTGCTCGGGCGGGACCGGGTGCTCTCGGCTCGCGGCCTGGACAAGATCCTGCGCGATATGGAGAAGCAGCAGGTGCTCATGGCCGAAGTGGTCGATGAGGCCGAACGGGACAAGGCGATCCGCAAATACGGTCAGCTCGAGGACCGGTTCTCCTCGCTCGGCGGTTATGTCGCCGAGAGCGAGGCGGCACGTATCTGCAGCAACCTCGGTCTGCCCGATCGGGTGATGCAGCAGCCGCTGCGGACGCTGTCGGGTGGTCAGCGCCGTCGTATCGAATTGGCGCGCATCCTGTTCGCGGCCTCGGACGGCAGCGGCGGCAAATCCAACACCACCCTGCTGCTGGACGAGCCCACCAACCACCTCGACGCCGACTCCATCACCTGGCTGCGCGGGTTCCTGCAGGGTCACGACGGCGGCCTCATCGTCATCTCCCACGATGTGGATCTGCTGGCCGATGTGGTGAACAAGGTCTGGTTCCTCGACGCCGTGCGCGCCGAGGCCGATATGTACAACATGAGCTGGAAGAAGTACCTCGACGCCCGCGCCACCGATGAGCAGCGCCGCCGCCGCGAGCGCGCGAACGCGGAGAAGAAGGCCTCCGCGCTCAAGCAGCAGGCCGCCAAGCTCGGCGCCAAGGCCACCAAAGCCGCTGCGGCACACCAGATGATCAAGCGCGCCGAGCGCATGCTGAACGAGGCCGATGAGGTGCGCGTGGCCGACAAGGTGGCGCGCATCAAGTTCCCGACTCCGGCCACCTGCGGCAAGACGCCGCTGATGGCCGAGAACCTGACCAAGATGTACGGCTCGCTGGAGATCTTCGCGGGCGTGGATCTGGCCATCGACAAGGGCAGCCGAGTGGTGGTGCTGGGCCTCAACGGCGCGGGTAAGACCACACTGCTGCGCATGCTGGCCGGCGTCGAACAGCCCACCGCCGGTGAGCTGGTGCCCGGATACGGTTTGCAGGTCGGCTATTTCGCGCAGGAGCACGACACCCTCGACGATCACGCGAGCGTCTGGGAGAACATCCGGCACGCGGCCCCCGATGCGGGAGAACAGGATCTGCGCGGCCTGCTCGGCGCGTTCATGTTCACCGGCCCGCAGCTGGATCAGCTCGCCGGCACGCTGTCGGGTGGTGAGAAGACCCGTCTCGCACTGGCCGGTCTGGTCTCCTCCGCCGCGAATGTCCTTCTGCTGGATGAGCCTACGAACAACCTCGATCCGATCTCACGCGAGCAGGTCCTCGACGCACTGCGCAGTTACGCGGGCGCGGTTGTGCTGGTCACGCACGATTCGGGCGCTGCCGAGGCGCTGAATCCCGAGCGCGTCATCATGCTTCCGGACGGCACCGAGGACCACTGGTCCCAGGATTATCTGGAACTCATTCAGCTGGCGTGA
- a CDS encoding helix-turn-helix domain-containing protein: MSDRPAQGKAVLGKGTRVTGKSRDRLQSQLKKQYESGASIRSLARETGRSYGFIHNVLVESHVQLRSRGGANRRKAAKVKASSS; this comes from the coding sequence ATGAGTGACAGGCCCGCACAGGGTAAAGCCGTATTGGGAAAAGGCACACGCGTGACGGGAAAGTCGCGAGATCGCCTGCAATCCCAGCTCAAGAAGCAGTACGAGAGCGGTGCGAGTATCCGCTCACTGGCCCGGGAGACCGGGCGATCGTACGGCTTCATCCACAACGTGCTGGTGGAGTCGCATGTGCAACTCCGCAGCCGTGGTGGTGCCAACCGCCGCAAGGCAGCAAAGGTCAAAGCAAGTAGTAGCTGA
- a CDS encoding acyl-CoA thioesterase: MVFSVPVTVRGYELDVNGHLNQAVYLQYAEHARWELLRSCGVQEDKLMGSGIGPVVLENNIKYLRELHISDEVTVSCEFVWSGGKTYRMHQEIRKLDGTLSAEVNAVGGILDLKARKLVSDPAQRLREISETPELLGL, translated from the coding sequence ATGGTTTTCTCCGTTCCCGTCACCGTTCGCGGCTATGAGCTCGATGTCAACGGCCACCTGAACCAGGCCGTCTATCTGCAGTACGCGGAGCACGCGCGGTGGGAGCTGCTGCGGTCGTGCGGGGTGCAGGAGGACAAGCTGATGGGGTCGGGGATCGGTCCGGTGGTGCTGGAGAACAACATCAAGTACCTGCGCGAGCTGCACATCAGCGATGAGGTGACGGTGAGCTGCGAATTCGTATGGAGCGGCGGCAAGACCTACCGGATGCACCAGGAGATCCGGAAGCTGGACGGGACCCTCTCCGCCGAGGTGAATGCGGTCGGCGGCATTCTGGATCTGAAAGCCCGCAAGCTCGTTTCGGATCCGGCGCAGCGATTGCGTGAGATCTCCGAAACGCCCGAACTGCTCGGGCTCTAG
- a CDS encoding cupin domain-containing protein: protein MTTTSRQVAICQPNDAETFGNDNVTMRLLIDSADTGGSVSTLEVTMKAGADGATPHFHTKSDELFYIAEGELQLLAGDRIVTVAAGGSIVVPRLMPHAFGATPDSSARILIALMPGVQRFEYFRILDRIAKGESTFQDLLDSQEEFDNHFIDRPDWWAERNANRR, encoded by the coding sequence ATGACCACCACTTCCCGCCAGGTCGCCATCTGCCAGCCGAACGACGCCGAGACCTTCGGCAATGACAACGTCACCATGCGCCTGCTCATCGACTCCGCCGACACCGGCGGTTCGGTCAGCACCCTCGAGGTGACCATGAAGGCGGGCGCCGACGGCGCCACCCCGCACTTCCACACCAAATCCGATGAGCTCTTCTACATCGCCGAGGGCGAACTCCAACTCCTGGCCGGCGACCGCATAGTCACCGTCGCCGCGGGCGGTTCCATCGTGGTCCCCAGACTCATGCCGCACGCCTTCGGCGCCACCCCGGACAGCTCGGCCCGCATCCTGATCGCCCTCATGCCCGGCGTGCAGCGCTTCGAGTACTTCCGCATTCTCGACCGCATCGCCAAGGGCGAATCCACCTTCCAGGACCTGCTCGACTCCCAGGAGGAGTTCGACAACCACTTCATCGACCGCCCCGACTGGTGGGCCGAGCGCAACGCCAACCGCCGCTGA
- a CDS encoding MarR family winged helix-turn-helix transcriptional regulator, translating to MGAKKVDAVDVIEAQWHRERPDLDLEAMAIIGRLGRLSLVAGRQIESVFAAHGLQRGEFDVVAALRRSGEPYELNPSVLADTLMLSRAGMTGRLDRLEQAGLVRRIADAGDRRAVRVALTDRGLQLIDLVITEHVENETRILAVLSEKDRKDLDRITRLLLADLERE from the coding sequence ATGGGTGCGAAGAAGGTTGATGCGGTGGATGTCATCGAGGCGCAGTGGCATCGTGAGCGGCCGGATCTGGATCTGGAGGCCATGGCCATCATCGGCCGGCTGGGCCGGCTCTCACTGGTGGCCGGGCGGCAGATCGAATCGGTGTTCGCCGCACACGGATTGCAGCGCGGGGAGTTCGATGTGGTTGCGGCACTGCGGCGTTCGGGGGAGCCCTATGAGCTCAACCCCTCCGTGCTCGCCGATACGCTCATGCTCTCGCGAGCCGGCATGACCGGCCGCCTGGACCGGCTCGAACAGGCCGGACTGGTGCGGCGCATCGCGGACGCGGGCGACCGGCGCGCGGTACGGGTGGCCCTGACCGACCGCGGCCTGCAACTCATCGATCTGGTGATCACCGAACACGTCGAGAACGAAACCCGCATCCTCGCAGTGCTTTCCGAGAAGGACCGCAAAGACCTCGACCGGATCACCCGGCTCCTGCTCGCGGACCTCGAACGGGAATAG
- a CDS encoding TetR/AcrR family transcriptional regulator, which yields MPKVSDDHLAARRSQILDGARSCFAEYGYEGATVRRLEETTGLSRGAIFHHFRDKDALFLALAHEDAARMAEVAANQGLVQVMRDMLARPEDFDWLGTRLEIARRLRNDPEFRANWEERSEELTAATVARLERRKAEGALRDDVPTTVLLGYLDLILDGLIARIASGHANDNLSAVLDLVEASVRRKN from the coding sequence ATGCCCAAGGTCAGTGACGACCACCTCGCCGCTCGTCGCAGCCAGATCCTCGACGGAGCACGCAGCTGCTTCGCCGAATACGGCTACGAGGGCGCCACCGTGCGTCGCCTGGAAGAAACCACGGGTCTGTCGCGGGGCGCCATCTTCCACCACTTCCGTGACAAGGACGCGCTGTTCCTGGCGCTCGCGCACGAGGACGCGGCCCGCATGGCCGAAGTGGCCGCGAACCAGGGTCTGGTCCAGGTCATGCGCGATATGCTCGCGCGCCCCGAGGATTTCGATTGGCTCGGAACACGTTTGGAGATCGCCCGCCGCCTGCGCAACGATCCCGAATTCCGCGCCAACTGGGAGGAACGCTCCGAGGAGCTCACCGCCGCCACCGTGGCGCGCCTGGAACGCCGCAAAGCCGAGGGCGCACTACGTGACGACGTCCCCACCACCGTCCTGCTCGGCTACCTCGACCTGATCCTCGACGGCCTCATCGCCCGCATCGCCTCCGGGCACGCCAACGACAATCTCTCCGCAGTGCTCGATCTCGTGGAAGCCTCTGTGCGCCGCAAGAATTGA